Proteins from a genomic interval of Watersipora subatra chromosome 10, tzWatSuba1.1, whole genome shotgun sequence:
- the LOC137407132 gene encoding uncharacterized protein, translating to MSSPVNDLSDNAIADLSSHETEAIAELEQQINAENSEPVLDKPTNNGSSTVVTEPVVDNPTNNSTAIAAENMTRKRERRNVGSGLKATESHIYQLSTKLTKLVSSAYRLIKVSQQKLSQEISLDLLYDIHDALGDQAKEILGTYQELLTLHENDEGKLPKSLQTTYTQVLAQMKYFRDSIDKDIDALEEQEEERQAEMMRNLNEEINKNARLFQELTDESNQRRMYGHELPAASPNAEEQSSEQQHSEGSVHNQEAAEDHSEQHQENALQFQPTPQSEPDLRPQKAIQQSSERRHQREIKAPSPSTSTNNRTDPMDKLADVLASAIRKRSIEPDVFKGDLLQFKDWEVDFDMYLRNERIDGVERLRYLKKFTGGEAKKAIEGHFMSNTEHAYAAARQLLKERYGNEHILARSFRDQLSKWPSVSDDGKTLLEFSDFLGHLLSAQSSVHSLRVLDDYSENEKMCRKLPVRLKWKWARIVAKTEESYYRYPTFKEFCSFVKEEAKIGQLPLARGFNSKTKLPDKRLKGPDQSRNTFSTAIDKGCVHCKLDNHQVSECRKLQRLPKAEKSSTIRQLSLCFKCVRPGHLYKECATKLKCSVCGKSHATVHHDPNFKPRKEITQTQPNPPATTNSGTQRVQVLPNETNPKSEPPGNTTKTVLATTTTNGLTTMAIPVKMSVPSGKSMLVYALLDNMSDACYASPQVLKRLEAKVSVIEPNVTIHTMNGQQTSDIERYDNLHLTGFMNDSSATINAYKRNIQCDKSQLPSPEQAKRFRHMSDIAKHMPPLLDIPIGLLIGMNYTEVIQPLETRTSTKGEPFAVKTLFGWTMCGGREPILPVNRKAYMTSAGKEIMDLLEQDFKDAESDDKLSQQDIRFLKIMEQRTEVDRSGNYIMPLPFTAPPTLPNNRAQAEQRFKGLLKKFNADASYQGEYNNFMQDLIDSGHAEEAPSTTESGKVWFLPHFGVRHKRKGKLRVVFDASAKFKGVALNDELLSGPDNLNSLLGILLRFRREPVAITCDIQQMFLNFIVDRPDRDFLRFLWTGENGKIKDYRMTKHLFGAASSPGVATYGLRRIADDYKEEHQHAAKFLKEEFYVDDGVTSVSTEEQAIDLITNAVKICTKANIRLHKFNSNRKTVLLAIPESERSEQIKNINIFEEQLPNERTLGMEWNLQSDSFHFSAPETNNAMITKRNVLSKIAQIYDPMGLISPLILKGKLILQRVTAADLEWDQLLEPGDMREWRDWLNDIGKLANFSIKRCLKPPGNIKTIQLHHFSDASSQGYGACSYLRYTTAEGEIACHLIMSKSRVAPLKKVTTIPRLELQGAVTACRLANLLRKELKLPIDKEFYWTDSTITLGYIHNEAKRFHVYVANRVAEIRNSSDASQWKKVSTKDNPADLTSRGCMAEQVQVETWLTGPAFLKQNDINKYIREHTVNTSLQADDPEIRSITSLVTTKTTTLASKFTKFSRWTTLIKSLALLKKKTS from the exons ATGTCTAGTCCAGTAAATGATTTGAGTGATAATGCCATTGCTGATCTGTCGAGCCATGAAACAGAGGCTATTGCAGAACTTGAACAACAAATTAATGCTGAAAATTCTGAACCCGTTCTTGATAAACCCACCAATAATGGTAGTAGCACTGTAGTGACAGAACCTGTTGTGGATAACCCTACTAACAACTCCACAGCTATAGCTGCAGAAAATATGACGCGTAAGCGAGAGCGCAGAAATGTTGGTTCAGGTCTTAAGGCTACGGAAAGCCATATTTACCAGTTAAGTACTAAGCTCACAAAACTGGTTAGTTCTGCATACAGACTTATCAAGGTCTCTCAACAGAAGTTGTCTCAAGAGATTTCTCTCGACTTGCTTTATGACATTCACGATGCATTGGGTGACCAGGCTAAGGAAATTCTTGGCACATACCAGGAGCTGCTGACACTCCATGAAAATGATGAAGGCAAGCTTCCCAAATCTCTTCAAACCACGTACACCCAGGTGCTCGCTCAAATGAAGTATTTTAGAGACAGCATAGATAAAGATATTGATGCACTCGAAGAACAAGAAGAAGAAAGGCAGGCCGAGATGATGAGAAACCTAAACGAAGAAATTAACAAAAACGCAAGACTATTTCAAGAACTAACAGATGAGAGTAATCAAAGAAGAATGTATGGACACGAACTACCAGCTGCATCACCAAATGCAGAAGAACAAAGCTCAGAACAGCAACACTCCGAAGGTAGTGTACACAACCAGGAAGCAGCTGAAGATCACTCAGAACAACATCAAGAAAATGCTTTGCAGTTTCAGCCGACTCCACAAAGTGAGCCTGATCTCCGCCCTCAAAAGGCAATACAACAATCCAGCGAAAGACGGCATCAAAGAGAAATTAAGGCTCCTAGTCCTAGCACAAGCACAAACAACCGGACAGATCCAATGGACAAactagctgatgttttagcatCTGCCATACGAAAACGAAGCATTGAGCCAGATGTATTCAAAGGAGACCTATTACAGTTCAAGGACTGGGAAGTAGATTTCGACATGTACCTACGTAACGAGAGAATTGATGGAGTAGAACGACTTCGTTACCTCAAGAAGTTTACAGGTGGCGAGGCTAAGAAAGCTATCGAAGGACATTTCATGTCAAACACAGAACATGCGTATGCTGCAGCGCGACAACTTTTGAAAGAAAGATATGGAAACGAGCACATCTTAGCGAGGAGTTTTAGAGACCAGCTTTCCAAGTGGCCGAGTGTATCCgatgatggaaaaactttacTAGAATTTAGTGACTTCTTAGGCCACTTGCTGAGTGCCCAGAGTTCAGTCCATTCCTTGAGAGTGTTGGATGATTACAGCGAAAATGAAAAGATGTGCAGAAAACTACCAGTACGCCTAAAGTGGAAGTGGGCAAGAATAGTAGCCAAAACTGAAGAAAGCTATTACCGCTACCCAACCTTTAAGGAGTTCTGCAGCTTCGTAAAAGAAGAAGCAAAGATAGGACAACTTCCACTAGCAAGAGGATTCAACTCCAAAACAAAACTACCAGATAAGCGACTGAAAGGACCTGATCAATCTAGGAATACATTCTCAACAGCTATCGATAAAGGATGTGTTCATTGTAAGTTAGATAACCATCAGGTTAGCGAATGCCGTAAACTGCAGAGACTTCCCAAGGCAGAAAAGAGTTCAACCATCAGACAGCTCAGCCTCTGCTTCAAATGCGTTCGTCCAGGACACCTTTACAAAGAGTGTGCAACCAAGCTGAAATGCAGCGTCTGTGGAAAAAGTCATGCTACAGTCCACCACGACCCGAACTTCAAACCTAGAAAAGAAATTACTCAAACTCAACCAAATCCACCAGCCACAACTAACAGCGGTACTCAGAGAGTACAAGTACTACCGAACGAAACAAACCCGAAGAGTGAACCACCCGGCAACACCACAAAAACCGTGTTGGCTACAACTACAACTAATGGACTCACAACTATGGCCATACCAGTTAAGATGTCGGTACCGTCTGGAAAATCAATGTTAGTCTACGCACTATTAGACAACATGTCGGATGCCTGCTACGCATCCCCTCAAGTTCTAAAGAGGTTAGAAGCAAAGGTAAGTGTTATAGAGCCCAATGTTACTATCCACACAATGAATGGACAACAGACATCAGATATAGAGAGATACGACAATCTCCACCTAACAGGTTTTATGAATGACAGTTCAGCTACCATAAACGCCTACAAAAGAAACATCCAGTGTGACAAGAGTCAATTACCATCACCTGAGCAGGCCAAACGATTTCGACACATGTCCGATATAGCCAAACATATGCCACCATTGTTAGACATACCAATTGGGCTGCTGATTGGAATGAATTACACCGAGGTCATTCAGCCACTGGAAACTCGTACGAGCACCAAAGGTGAGCCTTTTGCAGTGAAAACATTATTCGGTTGGACCATGTGTGGGGGACGTGAGCCGATACTGCCAGTAAACCGGAAAGCATACATGACTTCAGCAGGCAAGGAAATCATGGACCTACTGGAGCAAGACTTCAAGGATGCCGAATCAGATGACAAACTTTCGCAACAAGACATTCGGTTCCTGAAAATCATGGAACAGAGAACGGAGGTAGACAGAAGTGGCAACTACATAATGCCTTTACCCTTCACTGCACCTCCAACATTACCCAACAACCGAGCTCAAGCTGAGCAACGCTTCAAAGGACTCCTGAAGAAATTCAATGCTGATGCAAGCTACCAAGGTGAATACAACAATTTTATGCAGGATCTGATTGACTCAGGACACGCGGAAGAAGCACCAAGCACAACAGAATCAGGTAAAGTATGGTTCCTACCACACTTTGGCGTGAGACACAAAAGAAAAGGTAAGTTGAGAGTGGTATTTGACGCAAGCGCAAAGTTTAAGGGAGTAGCTCTAAATGATGAGCTGTTAAGCGGGCCTGACAATCTTAATTCCTTGCTTGGAATCTTGCTACGCTTTCGGAGAGAACCTGTAGCGATCACGTGCGATATCCAGCAAATGTTTCTCAACTTCATTGTTGATAGGCCTGACCGAGACTTTCTCAGATTCCTATGGACTGGCGAGAATGGAAAGATCAAGGACTACCGGATGACCAAACATCTGTTTGGTGCCGCGAGCTCCCCCGGTGTAGCAACATACGGATTGCGCCGAATAGCTGACGACTACAAAGAGGAACACCAACATGCTGCAAAATTCTTAAAAGAGGAGTTCTACGTAGACGATGGCGTAACCAGTGTGAGCACTGAGGAACAAGCCATTGATCTAATCACTAATGCAGTTAAGATCTGCACCAAAGCAAATATCAGACTACACAAGTTCAACTCCAACAGGAAAACTGTACTTTTGGCTATACCTGAATCAGAAAGGAGCGAGCAAATCAAAAACATCAACATCTTCGAAGAACAGCTTCCTAACGAAAGAACCCTCGGGATGGAATGGAATTTACAGTCCGACTCCTTCCACTTTTCAGCCCCAGAAACCAACAACGCTATGATCACGAAGAGAAACGTGCTTTCCAAAATTGCACAAATCTATGACCCGATGGGCCTGATATCACCACTCATCTTAAAAGGCAAACTCATCCTACAAAGAGTCACAGCTGCAGACTTGGAATGGGATCAGTTGCTAGAACCTGGCGACATGAGAGAGTGGAGAGACTGGCTAAATGACATAGGAAAACTAGCCAACTTCAGCATCAAGCGCTGTCTGAAACCTCCGGGAAACATTAAAACAATCCAGTTACACCATTTCAGTGATGCGAGCAGTCAAGGTTACGGTGCCTGCTCATACCTGCGGTACACGACTGCAGAAGGAGAAATTGCGTGCCACCTCATCATGTCAAAGTCGAGAGTGGCTCCCTTAAAGAAAGTGACTACAATCCCTCGACTCGAGTTACAAGGAGCGGTTACGGCCTGCAGGCTAGCCAACCTGCTGAGAAAGGAGCTTAAGCTACCAATAGATAAAGAATTCTATTGGACAGACTCGACCATAACTCTAGGTTACATCCATAATGAAGCCAAACGGTTTCACGTGTATGTGGCTAATAGAGTCGCAGAGATCAGAAATTCGTCAGACGCAAGTCAGTGGAAAAAGGTATCCACGAAGGATAACCCTGCAGATCTCACATCGAGAGGCTGTATGGCAGAGCAAGTACAAGTGGAAACATGGCTCACAGGTCCCGCCTTCCTCAAACAGAATGACATCAACAAGTACATAAGAGAACACACGGTGAACACCTCACTTCAAGCAGACGATCCTGAAATCCGAAGTATCACTTCTCTAGTAACAACTAAAACAACCACCCTGGCAAGCAAATTCACCAAGTTTAGCAGGTGGACGACTCTTATCAAAAGCCTAGCATTGCTCAAGAAA AAAACTTCATAA